In Halobaculum magnesiiphilum, the following proteins share a genomic window:
- a CDS encoding universal stress protein: MYDDILVPFDGSDGATAVLDHVSEIANTADATVHVLFVADTTRDSVTVVGGETVDALVEQGETVVEEAERVLVSNDVDYETDVIQGNPPSEIPEYAERYGHDLIVMSTHGRQGISRFLLGSVTEKVVRLSSVPVLTARMHPDERLAFPYENVLLPTDGSPGATAAVEHGLGLASALGATVHALSVVDDRSLGLDVRSAEAAESGTEAADEALDDVVSRADAYDIDEVVRHRERGSPVEGILDTIDEDDIDAVVMGTVGRTGTDRITLGSVAEKTVRSAPVPVITVRTNE, encoded by the coding sequence ATGTACGATGACATCCTCGTTCCGTTCGACGGGAGCGACGGCGCGACGGCCGTTCTCGACCACGTCTCCGAGATCGCGAACACGGCGGACGCCACGGTTCACGTCCTCTTCGTCGCCGATACGACGCGCGATTCGGTGACCGTTGTCGGGGGCGAAACGGTGGACGCGCTCGTCGAGCAGGGAGAAACCGTCGTCGAGGAGGCCGAGCGGGTGCTCGTCTCGAACGACGTCGACTACGAGACGGACGTGATACAGGGGAACCCGCCGTCGGAGATCCCCGAGTACGCCGAGCGCTACGGACACGACCTGATCGTGATGTCCACGCACGGCCGCCAGGGGATCTCCCGGTTCCTTCTCGGCAGCGTGACCGAGAAAGTCGTCCGGCTGTCGTCGGTGCCGGTATTGACGGCGCGCATGCACCCGGACGAGCGGCTCGCGTTCCCCTACGAGAACGTCCTGCTTCCGACCGACGGGAGCCCGGGGGCGACCGCCGCCGTCGAGCACGGCCTGGGGCTCGCGTCCGCGCTGGGTGCGACCGTCCACGCGCTGTCGGTCGTCGACGACCGATCGCTCGGACTCGACGTGCGGTCGGCCGAGGCGGCCGAATCAGGGACCGAAGCGGCCGACGAGGCCCTCGACGACGTCGTCTCCAGGGCCGACGCGTACGACATCGACGAGGTGGTTCGCCACCGCGAACGGGGGAGCCCGGTGGAAGGCATCCTCGACACCATCGACGAGGACGACATCGACGCCGTCGTCATGGGGACGGTCGGCCGCACCGGAACCGACCGGATCACGTTGGGAAGCGTCGCCGAGAAGACCGTTCGGTCGGCCCCGGTCCCGGTGATAACGGTCAGAACGAACGAGTAG